A window from Streptomyces sp. NBC_00271 encodes these proteins:
- a CDS encoding quinone oxidoreductase family protein: MVQTMMAVRLFEHGGPEVLQYIETPIPEVGPDDVLLRVHATAVNSWDLRYRSGNLPRPLPGRPSWPLPFQLGRDAAGEIVATGENVTRWRPGDRAVQLPHPPCRNCALCLRGLENLCIDTAYPGHQVFGGYAQYVARRQDAILPIPDGVDYETAAATMWTYTTPLNCARQAPVGPGDTVVITGASGGMAIACAQLAKLSGATVIGTTTKADHDEALTKLGYDHIVHSTDPRLPAQVRELTHGLGADAVWDCVGGNDFFQLSLACTRLGGTVIVLGTPTDQGSRLELDALALIGQQVTIASVRGATLRDQQLCLQLLADKKITPIIDRAYPLEQAAQAHTYLESHRQTGKVLLLP, encoded by the coding sequence GTGGTACAGACCATGATGGCGGTCCGCCTGTTCGAACACGGCGGCCCCGAGGTGCTCCAGTACATCGAGACGCCGATTCCCGAGGTCGGCCCGGACGACGTCTTGCTGCGTGTGCACGCCACGGCCGTCAACAGCTGGGACCTGCGCTACCGCTCGGGCAACCTGCCGCGGCCTCTCCCGGGACGCCCGTCGTGGCCCCTGCCCTTCCAGCTCGGCCGGGACGCGGCCGGTGAAATCGTCGCCACCGGCGAGAACGTCACCCGCTGGCGCCCCGGCGACAGGGCGGTACAGCTCCCGCACCCCCCCTGCCGCAACTGCGCCCTGTGCCTACGCGGACTCGAAAACCTGTGCATCGACACCGCCTACCCAGGACACCAGGTCTTCGGCGGATACGCCCAGTACGTCGCCCGCCGCCAGGACGCCATCCTGCCCATCCCCGACGGCGTCGACTACGAGACAGCCGCAGCCACCATGTGGACCTACACCACCCCCCTCAACTGCGCGCGCCAAGCACCCGTCGGCCCCGGCGACACCGTGGTCATCACCGGCGCCAGCGGCGGAATGGCCATCGCCTGCGCACAACTGGCAAAACTGAGCGGAGCCACCGTCATCGGCACCACCACCAAGGCGGACCACGACGAAGCGCTCACCAAACTCGGCTACGACCACATCGTGCACTCCACCGATCCCCGACTCCCCGCACAGGTACGCGAGCTGACCCACGGCCTGGGCGCCGACGCCGTCTGGGACTGCGTCGGCGGCAACGACTTCTTCCAGCTCTCCCTCGCCTGCACACGGCTCGGCGGCACCGTCATCGTCCTGGGCACACCGACCGACCAGGGATCCCGCCTCGAACTGGACGCACTCGCCCTCATCGGCCAGCAGGTGACCATCGCCAGCGTCCGCGGCGCCACCCTGCGCGACCAGCAACTATGCCTTCAACTGCTGGCAGACAAAAAGATCACCCCGATCATCGACCGCGCCTACCCCCTCGAACAAGCCGCCCAAGCCCACACCTACCTCGAAAGCCACCGACAGACCGGCAAAGTACTCCTCCTGCCCTAA
- a CDS encoding amidohydrolase family protein, producing MPDDRPFQAVTPPAEPRTRRRFIAATAAASGAAMVGGLVSGSPARAAEAAPGSRVSTAVTGAQGVNPKHPTSGPPPRPVGGRSKDHRNTSEDKMRIVAVEEAFSVPGSIRQEEAIRQHMAVPEAIKQEWFRRLDDLTELRLADMDANGVDVQVLSYSTPGVEVIEDPAEAVAAARRINDYLAKAIASHPTRFAGFATLPLQDPKAAVVELRRAVTELGFKGVLYNDHVRGHYLDEPQFRPVWAELERLGVTLYLHPAVVPADNWHVFDGYPVLVGPSWGWTATTGAHALRLIYGGVFDEFPRASVMLGHMGELLPFQMARLDSRYDQVPPEHRVQHLPSYYLRNNVYVTTSGVMSHAALLGTVHAVGVDRVLFSIDYPFESSAAAVEFLRSAPYAPADLASIAHGNAERVLGL from the coding sequence ATGCCCGACGACCGTCCCTTCCAAGCCGTGACTCCGCCCGCCGAGCCCCGCACCCGGCGAAGATTCATCGCCGCGACCGCCGCTGCTTCAGGAGCCGCCATGGTCGGCGGTCTGGTCTCGGGGTCGCCCGCGCGGGCCGCCGAGGCCGCGCCCGGCAGCCGTGTCTCCACGGCGGTCACCGGTGCCCAGGGGGTCAACCCCAAGCACCCGACGTCAGGTCCGCCGCCCCGGCCCGTAGGCGGCCGCTCGAAGGACCATCGGAACACTTCGGAGGACAAGATGCGCATTGTGGCCGTGGAAGAGGCGTTCTCCGTTCCCGGATCCATCCGGCAGGAGGAAGCGATCCGTCAGCACATGGCGGTGCCGGAGGCGATCAAGCAGGAGTGGTTCCGGCGCCTGGACGATCTGACCGAGCTGCGGCTGGCGGACATGGACGCCAACGGCGTCGACGTCCAGGTCCTCTCGTATTCCACGCCGGGCGTGGAAGTGATAGAGGATCCCGCGGAGGCCGTGGCGGCCGCGCGGCGGATCAACGACTATCTCGCCAAGGCCATCGCCTCCCATCCGACCCGCTTCGCCGGCTTTGCCACCCTTCCGTTGCAGGATCCCAAGGCCGCGGTCGTGGAGCTGCGCCGGGCGGTGACGGAGCTCGGTTTCAAGGGCGTGCTGTACAACGACCATGTGCGGGGGCACTACCTTGACGAGCCGCAGTTCAGGCCGGTCTGGGCCGAACTGGAGCGCCTCGGTGTGACGTTGTATCTGCATCCGGCTGTCGTTCCGGCAGACAACTGGCATGTCTTCGACGGGTATCCCGTGCTGGTCGGGCCCTCCTGGGGATGGACCGCGACGACGGGTGCCCATGCGCTCCGGCTGATCTACGGCGGAGTGTTCGACGAGTTCCCGCGCGCGTCGGTGATGTTGGGCCACATGGGCGAGCTGCTGCCGTTCCAGATGGCCAGGCTCGACAGCCGCTACGACCAGGTGCCCCCCGAGCACAGGGTGCAACACCTGCCCTCGTACTACCTGCGGAACAACGTGTACGTCACCACCAGCGGAGTCATGTCGCATGCCGCGCTGCTGGGAACCGTCCATGCCGTGGGTGTCGACCGGGTGCTGTTCTCCATCGACTACCCGTTCGAGTCCAGCGCTGCGGCGGTGGAATTCCTGCGCTCCGCACCGTACGCGCCGGCCGACCTCGCGAGCATCGCGCACGGCAACGCCGAGCGCGTTCTGGGACTGTGA
- a CDS encoding IclR family transcriptional regulator codes for MENSGSLSTSPSYPVSAAGNALRVVRLLHELDELRVMDVADRLGVARSTAHRVLAMLVFEGFAVQDRHKVYRPGPALQAIRGSQAAPPPDLITIAHPHLQRLADAVRETTHLMVLEGNGSRFLDGVEGPQALRVSYRTGTLLPAHVTSGGKALLAALPTDRLRALYPNGLPEGRAKAPKDFESLMNELVSVRRHGYALNFQESERGVHAVGACVRDRTGAAVAAVVVAAPSVRCTRARLAELSQPLLATARDIGQGL; via the coding sequence ATGGAGAATTCAGGCAGTCTTTCGACGAGCCCTTCGTATCCGGTGAGCGCAGCCGGCAACGCCCTGCGCGTCGTCCGGCTGCTGCACGAGCTCGACGAACTTCGGGTGATGGACGTCGCCGACCGGCTCGGCGTCGCGCGCTCGACCGCGCACCGGGTCCTCGCGATGCTCGTCTTCGAGGGATTCGCCGTGCAGGACCGTCACAAGGTGTACCGGCCGGGGCCGGCTCTGCAGGCGATCAGGGGAAGCCAGGCAGCCCCTCCTCCGGACTTGATCACCATCGCCCACCCCCACCTGCAACGGCTGGCGGACGCCGTTCGAGAGACGACCCACCTGATGGTGCTCGAGGGCAACGGCAGCCGCTTCCTCGACGGCGTGGAAGGCCCACAGGCGTTGCGCGTCAGCTACCGCACCGGCACACTCCTGCCCGCCCACGTGACCTCGGGCGGCAAGGCCCTGCTCGCGGCACTGCCGACTGACCGGCTCCGGGCCCTCTACCCCAACGGGCTCCCCGAGGGCCGGGCCAAAGCTCCCAAGGACTTCGAGAGCCTGATGAACGAGCTGGTGTCCGTGCGCCGCCACGGCTACGCCCTCAATTTTCAGGAGAGCGAGCGCGGAGTGCACGCCGTCGGCGCATGTGTGCGCGACCGTACGGGCGCCGCCGTAGCTGCCGTGGTCGTGGCGGCTCCGTCCGTCCGCTGCACCCGCGCAAGGCTCGCTGAACTGTCCCAACCTCTGCTCGCGACCGCGCGGGACATCGGTCAGGGTCTGTGA